Proteins encoded in a region of the Brevefilum fermentans genome:
- a CDS encoding lysylphosphatidylglycerol synthase transmembrane domain-containing protein produces the protein MKRNYQRGLVWLGLVISAVFLYLAFRKINYSDLWHTLKQTRMLWLAPGLAIYFGGMLVRAWRWQVLLKPLKKVSIGNVFQILMIGFMGNNVFPLRMGEVLRAVVLKRRADVAISGSLATIVVEKIFDAVVVIGFVLLNLGQLARLPGGMALTQISGLAAWSAVIFLVGLALFVAIAMFPQPAQRLLHGIIAKIIPERWRNPLYNIIDKFLDGLMSLRSPANALMILLTSILVWLLETGLYWGVSRALNLHLTFNQLLLLNGVVNMVLLIPAAPGGLGTFDAAGRTVLEAYGIPAEPALGYTLVLRIAIWLPITLLGTLYFVREGLTWTLDISKMQAQAETLDSSD, from the coding sequence ATGAAACGCAACTATCAGCGCGGCCTGGTGTGGCTTGGATTGGTCATCTCAGCCGTGTTTTTATACCTGGCATTTAGAAAGATCAATTACAGCGATCTGTGGCACACCCTGAAGCAAACTCGAATGCTGTGGCTGGCGCCGGGACTGGCAATTTATTTTGGGGGAATGCTGGTGCGTGCCTGGCGCTGGCAGGTCCTGCTTAAACCCCTTAAAAAGGTATCGATTGGAAATGTGTTCCAGATCCTGATGATCGGTTTCATGGGCAATAACGTCTTCCCACTGAGGATGGGCGAAGTTCTGCGTGCGGTGGTCCTCAAACGGCGTGCTGATGTGGCAATTTCGGGCAGCCTGGCGACCATTGTGGTTGAAAAAATCTTTGATGCGGTGGTTGTGATCGGGTTTGTACTGCTCAACCTGGGTCAGTTGGCACGGCTGCCTGGCGGGATGGCGCTGACGCAAATCAGCGGACTGGCAGCCTGGTCTGCGGTGATTTTCCTGGTGGGATTGGCGCTCTTTGTGGCGATTGCCATGTTCCCCCAGCCTGCCCAGCGCCTGTTGCACGGGATCATCGCCAAAATCATCCCGGAACGCTGGCGCAACCCGCTATACAACATCATCGACAAATTCCTTGATGGATTGATGAGTCTTCGCTCGCCCGCGAACGCCCTGATGATCCTGCTGACCTCCATCCTGGTATGGTTGCTGGAAACCGGGCTGTATTGGGGGGTGAGCCGCGCCCTTAACCTGCACCTCACCTTCAACCAATTGCTGCTGCTGAACGGCGTGGTCAACATGGTTTTATTGATCCCGGCAGCGCCGGGCGGCCTGGGCACCTTTGACGCAGCCGGTCGAACCGTACTGGAGGCATACGGCATCCCTGCTGAGCCCGCTCTGGGTTACACGCTGGTTCTGCGGATTGCTATCTGGCTGCCCATTACTCTGCTGGGAACCCTCTATT